The Prionailurus viverrinus isolate Anna chromosome B1, UM_Priviv_1.0, whole genome shotgun sequence genome includes the window atatatatatacatatatatatatgtatgtatatgtatatatatgtacatccaagttagtatatagtgcaaaaatgatttcaggagtagaatccagtgattcatcccctacatataacattctgtgctcatctcaacaagtgtttcggtagtttatatgtttctaggaatttgtccatttcttccagattgcccaatttattgacatataattgctcataataatctcttattaatgtttttatttcttcagtgttagttgtgatctgtcctctttcattcttgatttatttgggtcctttcctttttcttgaaaaaaaaatatattttttaatgtttatttgaggggggagaggggcagagagggagggagacacagaattggaagcaggttccaggctctgagttgtcagcacagagcccaacgtggggcttgagctcatggactgcgagatcatgccctgagctgaagtcggacacttaactgagtgagccacccaggcaccccctgggtcctttcctttttctttttgatcaaactggctaagggtttatcaattttgttaattcttaaaCCAGCTcccagtttcattgatctgttctgttattttgatttcaatagcattgatttctgctctaatctttattatttcctatcttcttctGGATTTGGGTtttacttgctttctttttccagctctttaaggtgtaagattaggttgtgtatctgagacctttctttcttctttaggaaggcctggattgctatatacttccctcttatgactgcctttgctgcaccccagaggttttgggctgttgtgttatcattttcattagcttccatgtactttttaatttcttctttaatttcttggttaacccattcattctttaataggatgttctttaatctccaagctATTTGTGgttcttccaaattttttcttgtggttgattttgagtttcatagcattgtggtctgaacaTACGCATGtcatgatcttgatctttttgtacttgttgagggttgatttgtgtcccactatgtgatctactctggagaatgttccatgttcactcaagaagaatgtgtattctgctgctttaggataaaatgttctgaatatatattaagtccatctggtccaatgtgtcggtcaaagccatcgtttccttgttgattttctgcttagatgatctgtccactaCTGTAAGTTGggtgaagtcccctactattatggtatttttatcaatgagtttatgttttgattgatttctatatttgggtgtttcaagtTTGGggcatatgtatttataattgttagctctttttgttggatagacccctttattatgatatggTGCCCTTTTTCGTCTCTTTTTAGAGTCCTTGGTTTAAAATCTAATTGGTCTGATGTAACTATGGCTCCTCTGGCTCTTTTTGACATCTATTAGCATTAGAAATGGTTTTCaactcctcactttcaatctggctgtgtctttagttctaaaatgagtctctcatAGGCAGCATATTGAGGGtcttaatatttttatgcaatctgataccctatgtcttttgattggagcatttagtgcatttacattcagagtgattattagGTAAGAATTTAGTGCCACTGTACTACCTCTAAAATCAgggtttctggagattttctctgttcctttctagtctttgttgcttttggccttTCTATCCTATTCAATGAGTCCTCTTTACTCTttattgcagggctggtttagtggtcatgaactcctttagtttttgtttgtctgagaaactctctatctctctttctattctgaatgacagccttgctggataaaggattcttggcttcatatttttcccagtcagcatattgaatatatcatgccactcccttctggcttgccaagtttctgtggcgAGATCTGTTGCTAACCTTTtttgtcttctcttgtaggttagggatttcttttccttttctgctttcaggattctttgcTCATCTCCGTACTTTGCAAATTTTACTGATATGTCCTGGTGTTGGCCtgcctttgttgattttgatgggagttctctgtgccttctggacttggatgtctgtttccctcCTCAGATatgggaagttttcaactataatatgctcaaataaaccttcttcccctttccccctctcttcttctgggactcctatgatacaaacgTTATAATGCTTTATGGAGACAATGAGTTCCATATGTATACATTCGTGAtccagtaattttcttttcattttcttttcagcttcatcatttttcataattttatcttttcttaaatgtttatttatgagagagagagagaaagagggaatgagtaggggaggagcaaagagacagagagacagaagatctcaagtgggctctgtgctgacagcagacaacccaatgcagggcttgaactcacgaactttgagttcatgacctgagtcaaagtccaacacttaactgactgacccacccaggcaccccaattattttatcttctatatcagttattcattcctctgcttctccaTCCTGGTCATTACAGTCTGTTTAGCATCTCGGttactgcattttttatttaggctagtttttaggtcttttgatCTCCATGATAAAggactccctggtgtcttctatACTTTTCTCAAGTCCAGGTAGTACCCTTATAAGTGCTGTTTTAAATTGTggttcaggcatattacttatacctattttgattagatccctgctcatgacctcttcttgttctttGTATTGGGAAGAATTCCTGCAGCTTGTCATTTTGTTTAGATCTCagtcttctgtgtgttaggaaagcctgttatgtttcctgctcctgagagcaATAGCTGTATTAAGAAGTCATAGGCTGTTCAGGGCTTCAGGATACAcctcaggaagtgtttttggtaTATGCTGTGTGCACTGTTGTGTTTTGCCTGTTCTTTTCCTTAGGTCAGTTCTCTGCAGTGCTTCTCCTTGCCTACAGTGGGAGTGTTTGGCCTTGTCTAGTGTGTAGAAAATTTTAACCCTGTGTGTTTTGATCTGCTTGTTTAAAAAGGCTAGatccttgggcacctgggtggctcagtcggttgagtgtctgactttggctcaagtcatgatctcacggttcgtgagctcgagccccgcatcgggctctgtgctgacagctcagagcctggagcctgcttcggattctgtgtttccctctctctttgctcctgccctgctcacactctgtctgtctctcagaaagtaaataaacatttaaaaaaaaatacttaaaaaaaaaaggctagatcctatttcccctagagctgaagctttgcagcattCTATGGTTAGTAGACTTAgtacttgtgctggtcttctggggtaGGGGCCCACTGCTGCTCTGGCTCTCAAgtccacagtttaaaaaaaaaaaaagacattcagagTACAGGGAGGCAAGGGCTTGGTATAAGCACCTCAAGCCTCCACTAGTTTCTGTACCTCTCTCTGAAGCTCACTGGTGCTGACAGGAGGGGTTAAAAATGGTGTCAGCCTGTTCTCATGACCAGAGAGAGGAGTGTGCACCTGCTGCTgctcaggaagccctcacagaagagcgAACAATCTCCCTTCTGGTGTCTCAGGCTTCCATCAGATACCTGCCTTCACCTTTTCTAAAACAGCCTACCTGTAATTATTACTTTGAGAGGTTTTGTCCCTGAGATCCCATTAGCTGTTTCTAGATAGCAGCAGAGGATGCTGGTTAGATTCCAGTTTAGCATTAAATCTGTATACAATCATTTGCAGTGGCCTTTGTCAGAGCTCTCCAAAGAAATCGTGCCTGTGAGCCTCCACAAATGTCTCTCCTGTGGCTGGTTTGAACATTAACTTGCTGTGCAGCCTCTGCCTGACCTTGTGGGGATGCCCACAGTGGTATGCatattcctctcttccctcctcacaGGAGCTCATATTGCACTTCCACATGCAGATCTGAGCCCTGGCTCATTCTTAGTCAACCCAATGGCTCCAcccattttgttctttataatcCAATTCACAACCAACTCTGTGGGTTCCACTGCCCATCTTTTGTCTATCAACCAGATATCAGTGATTAATTTGGCATACAGCTAATGCAGCCAGGGCTTCTGTGTAACCAATGCCTCCACAAATGGCATTTGGCTGAATGCATCAGGAACACCAAAAGTGGTATCATTTTGTCAGCCTAGCTTCAAATGGGTTTCTTGGCTATAATGTGGTTTAGGTGAACAGGTtttggggtgggtggtggggtcCTAATTTGTAGCATTCACTGATTTCCATGGTAAAACTCTCAACCATGGTTAACTTCAAACTCCTGTGATATATGAGGAACTGGGAAGAGATGTATGCCCACAATCAGCTCCCAAGAGCTGGTATGAATCAGCTCTAACTGGCTTGGTTTTTGGACAGGTCCATTGTATGGTTGATGAGGGGAATGGGTACTTTTCCCCTCAATGCAAATTTACTCGCTCTAGTCTTCATCTGTCCTCTTAAGGTGAATAGTTTCACTGACTTGCAACTCAGGTCCAGGATTAGGGTGAGGCAAATGAGGTGCCTATGAGTGCAAAATTTAAAAGGCACTTACTCTTAGGATCATGCAAGTTTGCAGATGGCACAAGTGTATGATCCTAAGAATAAGGAtcttccttaaattttgtgcccCAAGGCACCTCAATGACCACACAGTTTCTGCCAATAAATCAAAAGCACATCAGCCTCCCACCCTGGCATGATGCCTTATCAGCGCTTCCCTACCTGTTCTTTTTTATCTCATAGTGCCTTGGACATACTGAATCAAAGTCTAAAAGTCTATCTCACTTCTGAAGCCCTACTGTAATACTCATTCTGCTTCATcagtggttttggttttgggttcAGCTAGACCGTCACACTGCTAAGACCCAAAAAGGCTCTCCTCCCACCTGTTTACTTAGTTTGGCAGAAGAACAGAAGGCAAGGAACACTGCACACTATTTAGCAGCAGGGCAGCAGCAGATACATACCTTTGGCGCAAGTCCTCACAGCTGCCCAAGGCTATTCTTTAATCCCAGAATTATAGCTCAGGTACAAGGAAACACATTTATACAAGTGGTTAGAGGAACCATTCTAGTTTAGTAGCCTCATGCCACATAAAGACAATGATATCTCTGAGACCAGTCCATGAGTGCAGTTTCAGGACTCAGCAAGAAAAACACCTGGGTATGTCATACCACATTCAGGAATGCCCAAAACTATGGCTTCCCCCAAGTATTTATAGTTTATTCACAACCCTCCCAGCTCAGATGCATTTTACCAATCAAGGGCTATGTTTACCCTTACACAGTGTTCCATGTTTACACAGCTGCCATTCAACCTTCAGCAGATTACAGAGAAACAGTGTGAGGAGAAGAGCAACAGGAGGTCATTCCCACAGGATAACGGAGAAAGGGTTTTGTTAATCTTTCACTCACATACACCAAGCCACAACATCATTAAATTTCAGAATGCTGgggataaagaaaacattctaaaaccatccagagaaaagaaataaggtcTCATTCAAAGCTTTAGTAATTAGAATGGCTTCATACTTTTTAACGGCAGCACCAGaaaccagaagacaatggaagaaTAACTCCAAAATTCcaaggaaaatatttccaaaacagaaatagaaacctACACAAACTATTACTCAAGCCTATAAGTAGACTTTATAAACAtgtaaagtcttaaaaatttCCCTCACTGTCCCTTTTCTCAGAAAACTTTTAGAGAACCCATACCCCTGCCAAACAAAGGAGTAAttcaagaaagaggagaaaaatctaaGATATAGAGGACTCCTCACagggaagaagcaaaagaaagtcTCAATAATTGTGAGGAGAGATTTTAGAGATTCAATAGCAGGCCTAAAGAGTATATCACAGAGCAGTTTGATGGGAGAATCCAGAAGGagtatattcaaaaaaaaaaaaaaaccccataagaGTGTCTGATATGTCTGATGTATTAAGAAGAGATTtatatttcagggcacctgggtggctcagtcagttaagtgtctgacttcagctcaagtcatgatctcatggttcatgagtttgagtcccacatctggctctggggCAGCtcgaagcctagagcctgctttggattctgtatcttcctctctctgcccctcccctgctcacactctctcactctctctctctcaaaaataaacattaaaaaatttttttttataacaaaaaaaagaagagatttataTTTATAAGGATTTGGGGATGAATTATGGATGGGATATTAAAAACTAAGGATACAAAAAAACTAATAACTCTGGGTAAAAGAGGTATTTAAAAAGGTACCAGTCTTTACTACAGTGGAAGACTGGAAAGGGGACATACACAAACACTGAGGAGGAGGATGGTGGTTATCACATATGTTTGGTTTACTGCTATAACAGCTATTTCAAACTCCCTTCTCTCTTGCCTCCCTACCCTTGAGAGGAAAAGCTAATTaccttctttccacatttttcttcaAGTTATAAATTACCAAGTAGCTATTCTGGTTAATGATACAGAATCAGAAATCTACTAGCAGTTTCTGGGAAAGCTTTTACTTTCCTTATTAAACAGGCAGATTTAGCTGCCATCCGgatcccttccctttcttttttttttttttttttttttaacgtttatttatttttgagacagagagagacagagcatgaatgggggagggtcagagagagggagacacagaattggaaacaggctccaggctccgagctgtcagcacagagcccaacgcggggctcgaactcacagaccgtgagatcatgacctgagccgaagtcggccgctcaaccgactgagccacccaggcgccccatcctttctTCTTATCTTGAACATGGATTGAGGCCTATAGCTGCAACAGTCACACTGCAAATATGAATCCATAAACCCAACATGCTAAGATtggtggaacagaatagagtctgAATTACTGATGATGTAACTGATGAGGTCTAAAAATCTAACAATCAAGAGATAACATTCTGAAGCCTGTAATTAAAAACTTTggctgaaaaattaaaaatcgataCCACTGAGGAGTGAAAATTGGGGACAGGGAGTGGTGGGGCAGGGAGCTGCTATTTTTCATTGTAAGCCTTACAAGCAGGATTATGGACCAGGTACTTCTTTGTTAGCAGGACTGTTCTGTGCATTTTGTTTAGCAGTGTCCTTGGCATCTACCCATCAGATACTACTAGTAGCAAGTAGGCATAACCGTGACAATCAAAAAATTCTAGTTATTGCCAAATGACCCAGCAGGGCAAAActgcccctggttgagaaccgGAGCCctacagtattttatttctttaaccttCTAGAATGctagaaatgtattcttttgataaaattacatttcagggaaaaaaaacctaattaTACGAAAGTAGGTAGACTGAAGACCATCAGcatcatttctcttttaaaatacctTAAAGTTTCTTTTCTGACCTTTCCCTGGGGCTAAGAATCCCACTCCTTCCCTTCCAGACAAgcacagagagaacagagataCTTACCACCTAGAAATGCACACTCGTAATGGCTGCAGGTCTTGTTTGTGCTTTGAAGGATAAGGTTATTGCTGGTCCCATCCTGTGACACATTAAAAATCTCATTCAGAggtattaaaataattctttcactttcttcatcCAAAAAATTTTCAATGTCAACTCCAAAGCACGTGTGGATGGTTAACAGAATGTGTTGGTCATCAGGAGCTTGAGGCTTGGCTGAATATGCCAGAGTGAAATGGCCCAATCTGGCTTGGTTGAGCCCTCCAAATTTAAATGAGGTGTCCCGGCTTACACTATACACCACATTTTTGTAACTTTCCTCACAAGGTCTTCTCAGCAACTGCAGGGCTTTTGTCaggtaaaaatgaaaagctttgaACTGGAAGTCATAGACATATTCTTTTCGAGAGAGACCAGCCATCCTCACAGCTTCATTGAACATACGGTAAAAAGCAGTCTGCTCTCGAGCTTCCAAAACATATGCCATCAGTGCTATTCCATGGTTATCTTTAAAACTCATAGGGAGAAAGATCTGCGTCTTCCTGGCTTCCCACTTTACTTCTGCATTTTCCCACACAGCCTTCAAGAGTGCATGGCTTGCTTTTTCCTCCTTGAGCAGCTGGGGAACATATTTGActtccattctgtcagtgcaTTTCAGGTATTCAtcatcaaatgcattttctgccaTGTCTAACATTTCAGCCTTCACcttcaaaggaaaaggaaaaggaaattaacacccttgaaagaagatatttgccgTATATTATTTTCGCTCATTTACTGTCCCCACCCTCTCATGCCCTGCCTAGAATTTCTCCCTTGCTTAGAAACAACTTTGGACATGACTTTTATGTAGGAAGTATATTCCATTGCTACTTATAACTCTTCTCAGCTGTGACCTATTTGTATTAAATAGTAAACGTGAGCAGTGAGAAGTATGGCAACAATTATGCCTGTAACTCATTCATTTGAACCTTATGATGCAGAGGAAAGAATGAGTGTGAAAGCGAAGAAATGAGTGGCAATCTGGTTTTGAACAATATTCTTAGCTAGACTGCCTCAACCCCTTAAGACTGCTAAATGAATCAAACATCACGTGTGAAATACTGTACATGATAAACACATAATTGTAAATATTCCTTCTCCCTTGTCTATGTGGTTGGAGTAGGACTGATTCTGCACCTTTGGCTCCAATGATAAGCAATGATGCAGATTTAAAAACCAGGGCACTCGCAGCGGGGAGGAAAAAAGCTTTCTTCCTCTGTATTCATAAGCTCTAAGGATAATATTGGCTTGGGGCAGTCAATAGTTATCCTTTTAGTTCCATGGAGAATCCTGTTTATAAATAAAGCCAACAAAGGAAGGTTTGCAGAGCTAAAAGGTAGAGAGACAAGGCCCTGATAACATTAATTAAGGACCTGGGTCTAGCTGTACCTGAAGACTTTATTCTACCTCAGTTATAAGTATCAATAAATTCCCTATTTGCTTTAGCTAGTTTGAATAGTGTTTCTGTCATATACAATTGAAAAGGGCCTAATATATCTTTAAATGATACATATAACATAATAAGCAGGGTGGTGAATGTAATTAGCACTAGCCTAGAGCCAgacagatctgagttcaaattccaTAAATAGGTCTAGTTGGATATGAGAAAGTTACTCGATGTTTCTGAGCTTCAATTATTTcatctaaaggaaaaaatatcttaACTGCAAGACTGTCATGTAAAGAATTAATGACAAAATGAATATATGCAAAGCCCCTACCCAAAATGCCTACCACATACTAAGCCTTCAACAAACTGTGgttatcttcattattttatgaTAGGAATACATGAACTACTATATGTTCCTCAAGGATTTGTATCACATTTACCTTTTCAATTCCAAGCTTCTAGCATAGCAACTAGCAAAATATTCAAGTGAACTAAATGAAAACCCTGTACTCTGGCCTATAGATCAAAACACAGAATGAGCAAATATGCCCACGGACACCATTTAAGGATATCTACAAACAAAAGGATAATGCCCttaccattttctctttccactaTCCTATACTTGCAATAGTACATTGGCTACATAAGCTGCAACCTAAGCTGGAGACCTCAgttgaaatgttaaaaagatcCTTAGCCAGGGGCTGTTGAAGCTGCATCCTCCACGTGAATGAGTCTTATAAAGTGTGTGAGTAGTGTGTGTGCATGAAAGTTTGTGGTGGAGTGAGGGGAAAGAGTtaagggcagggaaggagagggaaagggagagagagagggggagggggagggggatggagagagagagagcgagagagagagagagagagagagagagagaaataatcgatttaagaaagcaaaatagaaaacccaggtTGGCTATTTGCTTCCTAACATCACTCTTCTCTCCCTCACAAACTTCTTGAAAGAAATGTCTACCCTTgtcatctccatttcatttccaCTCATATCTCAATCCTTCCCAATCTGGCTTATCATTCCCATTCCTCCACCCAAACAGCTCTCATTAAGGAACACCTCTTATATTCTTTTGAAGACCCAACATATCCTACTAGCCATTAAATGCTTGAGTTTCTTAGGgatactttttttgtttaatgtttatttatttttgagagacagagagagagcatgagcaggggaggggcacagagagagagagagagagggaaacacagatcggaagcaggctccaagctttgagctgtcagcacagagcctgacgtggggctcgaactcatgaaccatgagatcatgacctgagccgaagtcggatgcttaaccgactgagccacccaggcgctcctgggatacttattttttaactctcAACTCTACTCTTAGGCAATTGTATACATGTCCATAGTTTCAATTATCATCTAAATACCTCTGATCTGTCCTTGTAAGTGCCAAACCTGTATTATCAACTGCCTACTTAGTAATTCCACTTGAATTGCTCAAAGACCATTCAAATGTTAATAGTCTAAGACCAAACTTATAATCTTACTGACTACAACCACCAACAACAACCTGGTCCGTACACAGaaccatctattcattttttagttttcccAGGTATCCTCCTCCCAGTCACCCTCTGGGATCACTCCATCACTAAGACCTAACAAACTTCTCCAGAGTGTTTTCTGTATGCCAATCACGAAGTGTTCATATATATtaatgaactcatttaatcttcatggcaaccctgtgaggtaggtactgttacaGTCCCTTCTTAAGGATGAGGAAAGTAAGACAGATTAACCTGTCTGAAATTGAGATTTGAAGCCAGGAAATCTGGCCCCAGAATCTGTCCTTTTAAACAAAATGTCCTGTTTCCAGTGATAAAAACCACTGACATTGATGCAGCTCTTTCAGAAGACTTTAATTTTCTCCTTGTAACAACTCTTATGAAAGGATAGACAATTCATAACaccactttacaaatgaagagaCTGTGCTAGCATCAGAAACTGTCTTTATTACCAGCTACAAAATATTCTTCTGGGGAAGTCCTTGAGACCCCTGAACAGGATCCTGGGTCTGTAGGTCAGTTTCCTGATGTGGGAATTTGAGCTACAGGAGATCAAATCACTGCCATCTCCTACCCAAGAAAGGTACTTTTCTCTGCAGCACAGAACGTACCACAAGGTATCTTGGGCACTGATGTCTGATTTATCTTCGAGACTTAACATATTATAAGATA containing:
- the ART3 gene encoding ecto-ADP-ribosyltransferase 3 isoform X5: MILGILLATKYLLIKKRKMKTGHFDMVTMLLVAVILMDIFQVKAEMLDMAENAFDDEYLKCTDRMEVKYVPQLLKEEKASHALLKAVWENAEVKWEARKTQIFLPMSFKDNHGIALMAYVLEAREQTAFYRMFNEAVRMAGLSRKEYVYDFQFKAFHFYLTKALQLLRRPCEESYKNVVYSVSRDTSFKFGGLNQARLGHFTLAYSAKPQAPDDQHILLTIHTCFGVDIENFLDEESERIILIPLNEIFNVSQDGTSNNLILQSTNKTCSHYECAFLGGLKAENCIENMEYSQPIYIYNPGTKSQETTVLPGMMSHEPTQIPEDQSQEDIGNPTPGPVPVPVPGPETHPSASSGKMLLSPLATFIILIIASAVNLFVVL
- the ART3 gene encoding ecto-ADP-ribosyltransferase 3 isoform X4; the encoded protein is MILGILLATKYLLIKKRKMKTGHFDMVTMLLVAVILMDIFQVKAEMLDMAENAFDDEYLKCTDRMEVKYVPQLLKEEKASHALLKAVWENAEVKWEARKTQIFLPMSFKDNHGIALMAYVLEAREQTAFYRMFNEAVRMAGLSRKEYVYDFQFKAFHFYLTKALQLLRRPCEESYKNVVYSVSRDTSFKFGGLNQARLGHFTLAYSAKPQAPDDQHILLTIHTCFGVDIENFLDEESERIILIPLNEIFNVSQDGTSNNLILQSTNKTCSHYECAFLGGLKAENCIENMEYSQPIYIYNPGEKNQNLEDSGTKSQETTVLPGMMSHEPTQIPEDQSQEDIGNPTPGPVPVPVPGPETHPSASSGKMLLSPLATFIILIIASAVNLFVVL
- the ART3 gene encoding ecto-ADP-ribosyltransferase 3 isoform X2, whose translation is MILGILLATKYLLIKKRKMKTGHFDMVTMLLVAVILMDIFQVKAEMLDMAENAFDDEYLKCTDRMEVKYVPQLLKEEKASHALLKAVWENAEVKWEARKTQIFLPMSFKDNHGIALMAYVLEAREQTAFYRMFNEAVRMAGLSRKEYVYDFQFKAFHFYLTKALQLLRRPCEESYKNVVYSVSRDTSFKFGGLNQARLGHFTLAYSAKPQAPDDQHILLTIHTCFGVDIENFLDEESERIILIPLNEIFNVSQDGTSNNLILQSTNKTCSHYECAFLGGLKAENCIENMEYSQPIYIYNPGEKNQNLEDSGTKSQETTVLPGMMSHEPTQIPGIKVVQLDEKPEDQSQEDIGNPTPGPVPVPVPGPETHPSASSGKMLLSPLATFIILIIASAVNLFVVL
- the ART3 gene encoding ecto-ADP-ribosyltransferase 3 isoform X3, whose protein sequence is MILGILLATKYLLIKKRKMKTGHFDMVTMLLVAVILMDIFQVKAEMLDMAENAFDDEYLKCTDRMEVKYVPQLLKEEKASHALLKAVWENAEVKWEARKTQIFLPMSFKDNHGIALMAYVLEAREQTAFYRMFNEAVRMAGLSRKEYVYDFQFKAFHFYLTKALQLLRRPCEESYKNVVYSVSRDTSFKFGGLNQARLGHFTLAYSAKPQAPDDQHILLTIHTCFGVDIENFLDEESERIILIPLNEIFNVSQDGTSNNLILQSTNKTCSHYECAFLGGLKAENCIENMEYSQPIYIYNPGTKSQETTVLPGMMSHEPTQIPGIKVVQLDEKPEDQSQEDIGNPTPGPVPVPVPGPETHPSASSGKMLLSPLATFIILIIASAVNLFVVL
- the ART3 gene encoding ecto-ADP-ribosyltransferase 3 isoform X1, whose protein sequence is MILGILLATKYLLIKKRKMKTGHFDMVTMLLVAVILMDIFQVKAEMLDMAENAFDDEYLKCTDRMEVKYVPQLLKEEKASHALLKAVWENAEVKWEARKTQIFLPMSFKDNHGIALMAYVLEAREQTAFYRMFNEAVRMAGLSRKEYVYDFQFKAFHFYLTKALQLLRRPCEESYKNVVYSVSRDTSFKFGGLNQARLGHFTLAYSAKPQAPDDQHILLTIHTCFGVDIENFLDEESERIILIPLNEIFNVSQDGTSNNLILQSTNKTCSHYECAFLGGLKAENCIENMEYSQPIYIYNPGTKSQETTVLPGMMSHEPTQIPGMKIPETFSLPGIKVVQLDEKPEDQSQEDIGNPTPGPVPVPVPGPETHPSASSGKMLLSPLATFIILIIASAVNLFVVL
- the ART3 gene encoding ecto-ADP-ribosyltransferase 3 isoform X6; translation: MKTGHFDMVTMLLVAVILMDIFQVKAEMLDMAENAFDDEYLKCTDRMEVKYVPQLLKEEKASHALLKAVWENAEVKWEARKTQIFLPMSFKDNHGIALMAYVLEAREQTAFYRMFNEAVRMAGLSRKEYVYDFQFKAFHFYLTKALQLLRRPCEESYKNVVYSVSRDTSFKFGGLNQARLGHFTLAYSAKPQAPDDQHILLTIHTCFGVDIENFLDEESERIILIPLNEIFNVSQDGTSNNLILQSTNKTCSHYECAFLGGLKAENCIENMEYSQPIYIYNPGEKNQNLEDSGTKSQETTVLPGMMSHEPTQIPGMKIPETFSLPGIKVVQLDEKPEDQSQEDIGNPTPGPVPVPVPGPETHPSASSGKMLLSPLATFIILIIASAVNLFVVL